In Luteolibacter arcticus, the following proteins share a genomic window:
- a CDS encoding sugar transferase, with the protein MNCAPPAPAVEDVAPTPPPPDPSTESARSYSLRHRHRPWVAHQKLIAFSFLGDAAVVFLSMLVAYLLRFESRLQYIGVDDPEINLRAYTGHVLFGGVLMLALLANFRVHDPRNYLAIRRTFTVIVKTCAIWLVAFLGVALILKLDPAISRAYCVFGCVIAMVMLCGWRWFLYCVLRREPFAQALRQKAVFVGWNEECGRAIGRFSEGRSHQINVHGVIVPPSGRLESEPPANTPVLGHYDDFRDLVRNSGADLIMAVDGCMERHEMLMLAETCGKEFVDFKLVPSCFQILVSGLQLESFHGMPVLGIGKLPLHHAFNNALKRGIDIIGAISGLILFAPVITVFCTMVRMESRGPVFYRQRRIGLNGRPFDIIKIRSMKVDAEANGRPGWTVKDDPRRLKVGAFMREWNIDELPQFWNVLIGDMSLVGPRPERPELIENFKEDIPHYNVRHNIKPGVTGWAQVNGLRGDTCLRERVKFDLDYIENWNVMLDLQIMLMTFFSRKGAC; encoded by the coding sequence ATGAACTGTGCTCCCCCCGCACCAGCCGTGGAGGACGTCGCCCCGACGCCTCCTCCTCCGGATCCTTCTACTGAAAGCGCCCGGTCGTACTCCCTGCGCCACCGCCACCGTCCCTGGGTGGCCCACCAGAAGCTGATCGCCTTCAGTTTCCTGGGCGATGCTGCCGTGGTGTTCCTGTCGATGCTCGTGGCCTACTTGCTGCGCTTCGAGTCGCGCCTCCAGTACATCGGCGTCGATGATCCGGAGATCAACCTGCGCGCCTATACCGGCCACGTCCTTTTCGGGGGCGTGCTGATGCTGGCGTTGCTCGCGAATTTCCGCGTCCACGACCCGCGCAACTATCTGGCCATCCGCCGCACCTTCACGGTCATCGTGAAAACCTGCGCGATCTGGTTGGTCGCCTTCCTCGGTGTCGCGCTGATCCTGAAGCTTGATCCCGCGATCAGCCGCGCCTATTGCGTGTTCGGCTGCGTGATCGCCATGGTCATGCTCTGCGGCTGGCGCTGGTTCCTCTACTGCGTGCTGCGCCGCGAGCCCTTTGCCCAGGCTCTCCGCCAGAAGGCCGTCTTCGTGGGATGGAACGAAGAGTGCGGCCGTGCCATCGGACGCTTCAGCGAGGGCCGCTCGCACCAGATCAATGTCCACGGCGTGATCGTCCCGCCGAGTGGCAGGCTGGAGTCCGAGCCGCCGGCCAACACGCCGGTGCTTGGCCACTACGACGATTTTCGCGATCTTGTCCGCAATTCCGGCGCCGACCTGATCATGGCAGTGGATGGCTGCATGGAGCGCCACGAAATGCTCATGCTCGCCGAAACCTGCGGCAAGGAGTTCGTGGACTTCAAGCTGGTGCCGAGCTGCTTCCAGATCCTGGTCTCCGGTCTCCAGTTGGAGAGCTTCCACGGCATGCCGGTGCTCGGCATCGGCAAGCTGCCGCTCCACCACGCGTTCAACAACGCGCTCAAGCGCGGCATCGACATCATCGGCGCGATCTCCGGGCTGATCCTGTTTGCTCCGGTCATCACAGTTTTCTGCACCATGGTCCGCATGGAGTCCCGCGGCCCCGTTTTCTACCGCCAACGCCGCATCGGTCTCAACGGTCGCCCATTCGACATCATCAAGATCCGCTCGATGAAAGTGGATGCCGAGGCCAATGGCCGCCCGGGGTGGACCGTGAAGGACGACCCGCGCCGTCTCAAGGTCGGGGCCTTCATGCGCGAATGGAACATCGACGAGCTGCCACAGTTCTGGAACGTCCTGATCGGCGACATGAGCCTCGTTGGCCCGCGTCCGGAGCGTCCTGAGCTGATCGAGAACTTCAAGGAGGACATCCCGCACTACAACGTCCGCCACAACATCAAGCCCGGCGTC